CGAGCATAGTAGGCCATTTGATAGATCGATCGATGGATGCTTCTACCGAGCCCAGATGGGCACTCTGTGCGAGCTCTGCCGCTGCGACTGCTGCTCCGTCGTCGTCGCGGCCGCGGACTTCTTGGGTCTCTTCTCCGCCGCCTCGTCGGTGTCGATCTGCTGCTGCCGGCACTCCTCGCTGCAGAACGGGGTGTCGCCTCTGCGCCAGCAAAGAATCACGTTTGCACATGCCACCATCACAGTCAAACCCAGAGCATGACGGCGTAAGATGTTTACCTGTACATGAAGATGTCCTTGTTTCCAGCGATTGTCCGCCCGCACCGGAAGCAGGCGTCGAGGTAGTGGTGGCCGAGCTCGCCGGCGTCGTCGCGGGACCCGCGCCGGGGCCTCGGCGACGGCGAGCTCCGGTTGCGGGGGGAGGAGTGCACGACGGGGAGGAACCCTCTGTGGACAATTTCAGAGGTCTCCAAGGAGCTGGGGAAGTAGTAGAAGTCCTCCATTTCCTGGCTCGGTTGGTGTTCGTCTAGCTCCCTCCTTGTTGCTGAGTTCGTTGGGActtgggaggaaggaggaggtggtggagttTGGCGGGGAGAGGAGCGCGGGATATAAAGGGGCGCATGGCAGGGGAAGTGTGTGCTTTTCGTTTTGGACCCTCGGTTTCGTGCGGGATCCCGGCGTGATCCTGACATCCTGCACGGCTGCATAGTTGGagtagttttttttttctttgcgTATATCAAACACCTAGATGCACGTACGCCTACCCTATGGCGGAGACAATACATTACATGCCATGCACATGCACATAATTTAGTGTGTTTATAAACTGATGAAAAACATAAAAGCATGAAATCATTTGTAACACATATACAATATATATTGTATAAGTGAACTTTGCATAAGAAAAAAAATGCACCAACATTCTATGTGTGCCTTTCTTAAACATATGTGAATAGTACAAGTAGCTAAACCATCATTTGGAGTATGGGGGCATTGTTGTTTGATTTCTTTTAACGTTCAAAGAACCATCTCGATATTAATTTTCTCCAACGGCACCCGGGCAAGGTGGAGATGGTGCGAAAGGCCGAGCATCGTGCTTCATTCCAAAATCTACCAAGAAACTAGCATGGCAACCAAATAGATCACTAATGGCTCACATTTGTGATGATGGCTAACTGCCAATTTTCTCACGGCAGTGTGGGTTCCTCACATGGTAGGAGTTCAAGACCCCAACCCGTTCATCCATATTCCCCAGATGTGCATCGAGTTATGGCAACTAAAGGGTAGGTGAGCCTCGTACTCATGAACTTGCTTGCATATGGGCATAAACCACAGTTTGGACACCTGGGCTATCAACCTTTATACCCCTCTTATAGATGAGGAGCCAAGCAAAATTACTTTCAGCGGGACCCAAGCCTTTAGCACGATGCGGTACAATGTGGAATCCTTGTTACCGAGGAATTGAgtgaaatatgttgaatttgctAATATTCCCATAGTACCATGGCCCTCGAGCAGATGGGTTCAGTAGTGTTGTGGGCCAACTGAACTGATTAACCCGCTACATAAGTCGAGTTTTAATTTGATGTGCTCGACCGTTAGCCCACTGTACATTCTGATGTTGGCGATTGGCCGCGTCCTACAAATAACGCACCATTTCTTCTCTAAGATCTTAAAAATAAGGGACATGCTATTTCTATCTTCAGCTTGGAGTCATGCAGCCCTGTTGTTGTTATTGTTTTGGAGCTATCTTGGTTTATTCTCGTTAGGGCATGTAAATTGGTTGATAAAACTGTCCTTTTTTATCTATATTCCATGTCATTTAGAGAATACAAAAGAACATGTTATATAATGGATTAACTTTTAGTATTATTATATCTAGCAATCAATGTTTACATGCTCATAAAATTATGGGGTCATTTAAATTGAACTAAGAATGTGTAGCTAAGAGAGGACATATTGTACAACTAAGAAAAATGTTATAGGTTTTCTTAATTATGACATTATCTCTTATATAAGAGAAGATAAAAatcatttattttatttctcAGTATTCCAACCCGAATTCATCCTACGTGGTGAGGCGTTACTAATTACTATATTGTACGCGCTTTTACTTTTTTGTGCATGGGTAGGGTCAGTGGCCGATCCACCATTAGGGCGAGCAGGGGTGGCTGCCCCGTGTCTCCGGCAACAGAGCATGGTACCTCCCTTGAACATCGACCAGCGGGCGCGGCATCATCTAGCTCCATTGTTATTCGTCGCCCTGGCAAATTTTGATTTCTGGGCCCGCCATGGGCTGGGTGACAACAGGGAGACTGTTTGAGTGTTTGTTTAATGAACGAATGCAAAGTGAGATCAGCATTGTTAGTGCTTTCGGCCTAGTACTTTCATGCTAGTACTGATGCAATCTCGTTAAATGAAAAAAAAGTATGTGAACGAATAGTGACAAAAGGAGCGCTTAATTTAATATGGTAATACAAAAAATAAGACATCAAGAATCATAGAAATTTTATGCCCTGGTGATGTGTTCATCCTCCATCGCCCCTTTCTGAAAAGGGACAAACCAATGATGGAACAAGAACTAAATAAAGCTGGAGGTTCTGCTAAAAGCCGGGAAGTGCCAATATACAAGAGGTCGATCCTTGTAGGAGAACAATAAAAAGGTGGTTAAGCAACTGGTTCAAGTTGCAACAAATCTAGAGCTTGGCTGCTTTGAGTGCTTATGTGGCTAATCGGGTGGCCGAGCAAAAGCAGGCGCATATATGGTGGCATGGTCCGCCGATATTATAAGTGATCTCATATTATAACGAGCAGCACAACCGGCCTCATGGGCTCGAGCTCTTCATATTCTATGTGTTTTCCCCCTTCTCGGAGCCATTGGTGTTTTGATTACTATTACTGGTAAGCAAACCGTTCAAGTACGTATAGTATTTGAGTAATTTGGCTTCTGGAACTCAGTCGGCTCCTTGTCTTGTTGCGGTTATGTACATCACGCATGCATCTAAACAACGCGTACGTGGTggttttcgcaaaaaaaaaaaaacacgtAAGTGGTAGCATTTGCAATTGGCATGCTTGCATTGCTTGATCTTTTACCAATGTTGTTGAATTAGTGTGCAAATTGCAGGTTAAAAACTTACGGTAATATGTCAGTGGGGGTATAGTCAAACATGCTGTGTCAACCATGTCATATAGAAAGGGATTTCATCAAGGTCAAACACTCGGGGGTAGCTCTCTGAAATTTAACTTCTAGTACATGTATTGATCAGCAACTTGGTGAATTACACGGGACCATGGAGGCTGACCTTGGAAAGGGGGTGATTTTTGCCTTTGCCGTACGCAAGGATTAGCCATGGAAATAGTAAGAACGCCAAGGTTGCATACACAAGTGCATTTTCTCGATGGACTTATGAGCAAGATGCACCATTATTGTATCACTGTTCACTAGTATAATCTAATGAATACAGTGCTTGTACATTATACAAAGGACATGTCCTtgtcttttattttatttatttgtttTGATTGGGAGGACATATCCCTGTCGATTGGTCATTTTCATGACACCAAATACATTGCGGTGCCTTCCCAAACTTAAAAATGCCCACTCACTATACAAATACTACTCCTACATAAAATGTAGATGAGCACATTATTCAGAGAGAAACCGGGCCCCGGTACCGACATACAAAGACGCACCAGCTTGCATCTTTTCTTAGATTTCATCAGCTTGCACGCGTTTGTTCGGGCCGGCTACAGTGTTCATGGGCGTCTCCGTCATTGGGCCACTTGATTTTTACAGTTGCCGTTTTACGGACGAAACGAGTTGGGACAGCGGGCCGGCATGGGCTGCGACGTTGTGGTGGGACTTGGTTAGATTGCCTACAGGTTGCAGCAAGTAGCATGTCCTATACAATGGTACTGTTAGTATCAAGCTTAATAACTCAGTGGGCCCATATTTTCAAAGTGCTAGAGGGGTGCGCCAAGGAGACCCCCACTCCCCCTTTTTGTTCAACCTAGCTGTAGAATGTCTCAACAAGATGATCCGTAAAGCGCAGCAGAATGGCCTCCTAACTGGACTAGCATCTGATCTTGTCCCGAATGGGGTGGCAGTTCTGCAATACGCAGATGACACGATCATTTGCCTCGAGCATAATGTGGAAAAAGCATTAAATCTGAAGCTCCTCTTATACATATTAGAGCTCATGTCTGgactcactagtagaaaactgggctttggtcacagggcaatattcacattagtcccagttcagtcacgcattggtcccggttcgtgcggccaggggcctgccgggcctcgtgggggcattggtcccggttcgtccggcccctttggtcccggttaccaatgggcctcgctcatggcccaccaccattggtcccggttggtggcttgaaccgggaccagaggctcaccctttagccccggttcataccacaaaccgggactaaagggttggtcctagttgcggccagagtttagtcccacctcgccaaccgaagggcgctcacaccggtttataagcccgtccctctctgccttgttgagctcctctcaaagtgaaaatagatgcccttatacagggaatttgacctaaattcagagtaaatttctttgaatttcatagaaatttattatgaatttaggttgaattttctctataggcgcatctatgttcatttttttatagtaaataaaataaataaaccttaataaaataaataaaaataaataaaccttaataaaataaaataaaataaactatagtaaataaaataaataaaccttaataaaataaataaaaatagcagcagtaaaataaataaaaataaaataaataaagtaaaatacgtaagtaattagaaacaaaatggaataaaataaataagttttttgttgtaagtagaaacaaaacaaaataaataaagcaaaagagaaaacaaaaagcagggaa
The sequence above is a segment of the Aegilops tauschii subsp. strangulata cultivar AL8/78 chromosome 6, Aet v6.0, whole genome shotgun sequence genome. Coding sequences within it:
- the LOC109762739 gene encoding uncharacterized protein → MEDFYYFPSSLETSEIVHRGFLPVVHSSPRNRSSPSPRPRRGSRDDAGELGHHYLDACFRCGRTIAGNKDIFMYRGDTPFCSEECRQQQIDTDEAAEKRPKKSAAATTTEQQSQRQSSHRVPIWAR